In one window of Octopus bimaculoides isolate UCB-OBI-ISO-001 chromosome 20, ASM119413v2, whole genome shotgun sequence DNA:
- the LOC106883429 gene encoding dixin isoform X2, translating to MSAHVLSPSTSQDSSPGSDSPVFMEWKQQLHAYEAWVNAQLRKRPSARQIEDLRNDVKDGVALINLIEVVGGEKLQNVHMVPSTHAEMKANVERVLQFMSANHIRMHPMKASDIVDGNLKCIMRLILALAAHFKPNSVKHQSVAGVISPNRGRSLASIAQSAAVTLATARRFVSKASKQYHGSNYKDYGHTTHIPADVAAMQARMMMIKSCPGPKHLSATGEQDYDIDGMPRSRSTGFIPANEDSVEYGQDNTVILDQQQYNDLLKEYDDLADTMKETKSDLLKLQNLLLNGEITSLVPSSELDDLEGYSISDQMVVLRSRLQQATEISRDLKEQLSRTKIECRELYGAKAGLQQRLAEQEVTLANSKADLYRRSLDFQSLESEKNMLIKKLNEKDKQLTELKRDVSQKDKVIEDLQFQMNPELLEEKDVMRRNCWLHIRCLQKLQSMRRTESMKKDKEDSVVDVQMIQGSIEKLRLSFNDNDQEKLSSLDQLEQNVITFIEKMHYGSIDILPQSPTLKLSRPVLPSHFKEDAQGNYMTSTITATNSASIKQLETKVLYYLDNSETSHMITVPKRLGEITLKDLQNRIQKSEGYRFQFKALDPEFGTVKEELFNGKDILPGWEGKIVAWVTEKKTE from the exons CAACAGCTTCATGCATATGAAGCTTGGGTTAATGCTCAGCTCCGTAAACGGCCATCAGCTCGCCAGATTGAAGATCTCAGGAACGATGTTAAAGATGGTGTTGCTCTCATCAATCTTATTGAAGTGGTTG GTGGCGAAAAACTACAGAATGTTCATATGGTTCCCTCTACCCATGCTGAGATGAAGGCAAACGTAGAGAGAGTTTTACAATTCATGTCTGCTAACCACATCCGGATGCATCCAATGAAAGCAAGTG atATTGTCGATGGTAACCTGAAGTGTATTATGCGCCTTATTCTGGCATTAGCAGCCCATTTTAAGCCTAATTCAGTAAAGCACCAATCTGTAGCTGGTGTTATCTCTCCAAACCGAGGGAGATCTTTAGCAAGTATAGCACAG AGTGCTGCTGTCACTTTAGCAACTGCACGCAGATTTGTGTCAAAAGCTAGCAAACAATACCATGGAAGCAACTATAAGGATTATGG ACATACAACCCACATACCAGCTGATGTAGCTGCAATGCAAgccagaatgatgatgataaaatcctGCCCTGGGCCCAAACATCTGTCTGCCACAGGAGAACAGGATTACGATATAGATGGGATGCCACGGAGTCGATCAACTGGATTCATACCAG cCAATGAAGACTCAGTGGAGTATGGTCAAGACAATACCGTGATACTTGATCAACAACAGTATAATGATCTCTTAAAGGAATATGATGACCTGGCAgatacaatgaaagaaacaaaatctgATCTTCTGAAATTGCAAAATTTG CTTTTGAACGGAGAAATAACAAGTCTTGTACCCTCTTCAGAGCTGGATGATCTTGAAGGATATTCAATTTCTGACCAAATG gttgTCCTTCGTAGTAGGCTTCAGCAAGCAACAGAAATATCTCGTGACTTAAAAGAACAGTTATCTCGAACAAAAATTGAATGTCGAGAGCTTTATGGTGCTAAg GCTGGTTTACAACAGCGTTTAGCTGAACAAGAAGTCACTCTAGCAAATTCTAAAGCTGATTTATATCGCCGAAGTTTAGACTTTCAGAGTTTGGAATCAGAAAAG AATATGCTGAttaaaaaactgaatgaaaaagaCAAACAACTGACTGAGTTAAAG AGAGATGTCAGCCAGAAAGATAAAGTAATTGAAGATCTGCAGTTTCAAATGAATCCTGAATTATTAGAAGAAAAAGATGTGATGAGACGTAACTGCTGGCTTCACATTAGATGTCTTCAAAAACTTCAATCTATGCGAAGAACAGAG tcaatgaagaaagataaagag gATTCTGTGGTTGATGTTCAAATGATTCAGGGATCTATAGAAAAACTCCGGTTGTCTTTCAATGACAATGACCAAGAAAAGTTATCATCTTTGGATCAACTTGAACAAAATGTCATTACATTTATTGAGAAGATGCATTATGGCAGCATTGATATTCTCCCTCAG TCTCCAACACTGAAGTTGAGCAGGCCAGTCCTGCCAAGCCATTTTAAAGAAG atgcaCAAGGGAATTATATGACTTCAACTATCACAGCAACAAATTCAG CTTCTATAAAGCAATTAGAAACTAAAGTGCTTTATTATTTGGATAATTCAGAAACATCACATATGATAACAGTTCCAAAAAG ATTAGGGGAAATTACCTTAAAAGATCTCCAAAATCGAATTCAAAAGTCTGAAGGCTACCGATTTCAGTTCAAAGCACTAGATCCTGAGTTTGGAACAGTTAAAGAAGAG cTGTTCAATGGCAAAGACATCCTGCCTGGTTGGGAAGGCAAGATCGTTGCTTGGGTGACAGAGAAGAAAACTGAATAG
- the LOC106883429 gene encoding dixin isoform X3 → MSSYETDDEETSLEISLSDLVFPEVLQQQLHAYEAWVNAQLRKRPSARQIEDLRNDVKDGVALINLIEVVGGEKLQNVHMVPSTHAEMKANVERVLQFMSANHIRMHPMKASDIVDGNLKCIMRLILALAAHFKPNSVKHQSVAGVISPNRGRSLASIAQSAAVTLATARRFVSKASKQYHGSNYKDYGHTTHIPADVAAMQARMMMIKSCPGPKHLSATGEQDYDIDGMPRSRSTGFIPANEDSVEYGQDNTVILDQQQYNDLLKEYDDLADTMKETKSDLLKLQNLLLNGEITSLVPSSELDDLEGYSISDQMVVLRSRLQQATEISRDLKEQLSRTKIECRELYGAKAGLQQRLAEQEVTLANSKADLYRRSLDFQSLESEKNMLIKKLNEKDKQLTELKRDVSQKDKVIEDLQFQMNPELLEEKDVMRRNCWLHIRCLQKLQSMRRTESMKKDKEDSVVDVQMIQGSIEKLRLSFNDNDQEKLSSLDQLEQNVITFIEKMHYGSIDILPQSPTLKLSRPVLPSHFKEDAQGNYMTSTITATNSASIKQLETKVLYYLDNSETSHMITVPKRLGEITLKDLQNRIQKSEGYRFQFKALDPEFGTVKEELFNGKDILPGWEGKIVAWVTEKKTE, encoded by the exons CAACAGCTTCATGCATATGAAGCTTGGGTTAATGCTCAGCTCCGTAAACGGCCATCAGCTCGCCAGATTGAAGATCTCAGGAACGATGTTAAAGATGGTGTTGCTCTCATCAATCTTATTGAAGTGGTTG GTGGCGAAAAACTACAGAATGTTCATATGGTTCCCTCTACCCATGCTGAGATGAAGGCAAACGTAGAGAGAGTTTTACAATTCATGTCTGCTAACCACATCCGGATGCATCCAATGAAAGCAAGTG atATTGTCGATGGTAACCTGAAGTGTATTATGCGCCTTATTCTGGCATTAGCAGCCCATTTTAAGCCTAATTCAGTAAAGCACCAATCTGTAGCTGGTGTTATCTCTCCAAACCGAGGGAGATCTTTAGCAAGTATAGCACAG AGTGCTGCTGTCACTTTAGCAACTGCACGCAGATTTGTGTCAAAAGCTAGCAAACAATACCATGGAAGCAACTATAAGGATTATGG ACATACAACCCACATACCAGCTGATGTAGCTGCAATGCAAgccagaatgatgatgataaaatcctGCCCTGGGCCCAAACATCTGTCTGCCACAGGAGAACAGGATTACGATATAGATGGGATGCCACGGAGTCGATCAACTGGATTCATACCAG cCAATGAAGACTCAGTGGAGTATGGTCAAGACAATACCGTGATACTTGATCAACAACAGTATAATGATCTCTTAAAGGAATATGATGACCTGGCAgatacaatgaaagaaacaaaatctgATCTTCTGAAATTGCAAAATTTG CTTTTGAACGGAGAAATAACAAGTCTTGTACCCTCTTCAGAGCTGGATGATCTTGAAGGATATTCAATTTCTGACCAAATG gttgTCCTTCGTAGTAGGCTTCAGCAAGCAACAGAAATATCTCGTGACTTAAAAGAACAGTTATCTCGAACAAAAATTGAATGTCGAGAGCTTTATGGTGCTAAg GCTGGTTTACAACAGCGTTTAGCTGAACAAGAAGTCACTCTAGCAAATTCTAAAGCTGATTTATATCGCCGAAGTTTAGACTTTCAGAGTTTGGAATCAGAAAAG AATATGCTGAttaaaaaactgaatgaaaaagaCAAACAACTGACTGAGTTAAAG AGAGATGTCAGCCAGAAAGATAAAGTAATTGAAGATCTGCAGTTTCAAATGAATCCTGAATTATTAGAAGAAAAAGATGTGATGAGACGTAACTGCTGGCTTCACATTAGATGTCTTCAAAAACTTCAATCTATGCGAAGAACAGAG tcaatgaagaaagataaagag gATTCTGTGGTTGATGTTCAAATGATTCAGGGATCTATAGAAAAACTCCGGTTGTCTTTCAATGACAATGACCAAGAAAAGTTATCATCTTTGGATCAACTTGAACAAAATGTCATTACATTTATTGAGAAGATGCATTATGGCAGCATTGATATTCTCCCTCAG TCTCCAACACTGAAGTTGAGCAGGCCAGTCCTGCCAAGCCATTTTAAAGAAG atgcaCAAGGGAATTATATGACTTCAACTATCACAGCAACAAATTCAG CTTCTATAAAGCAATTAGAAACTAAAGTGCTTTATTATTTGGATAATTCAGAAACATCACATATGATAACAGTTCCAAAAAG ATTAGGGGAAATTACCTTAAAAGATCTCCAAAATCGAATTCAAAAGTCTGAAGGCTACCGATTTCAGTTCAAAGCACTAGATCCTGAGTTTGGAACAGTTAAAGAAGAG cTGTTCAATGGCAAAGACATCCTGCCTGGTTGGGAAGGCAAGATCGTTGCTTGGGTGACAGAGAAGAAAACTGAATAG
- the LOC106883429 gene encoding dixin isoform X4 has translation MHRMELIETDFLFPDILPEASPLRFPSKQQLHAYEAWVNAQLRKRPSARQIEDLRNDVKDGVALINLIEVVGGEKLQNVHMVPSTHAEMKANVERVLQFMSANHIRMHPMKASDIVDGNLKCIMRLILALAAHFKPNSVKHQSVAGVISPNRGRSLASIAQSAAVTLATARRFVSKASKQYHGSNYKDYGHTTHIPADVAAMQARMMMIKSCPGPKHLSATGEQDYDIDGMPRSRSTGFIPANEDSVEYGQDNTVILDQQQYNDLLKEYDDLADTMKETKSDLLKLQNLLLNGEITSLVPSSELDDLEGYSISDQMVVLRSRLQQATEISRDLKEQLSRTKIECRELYGAKAGLQQRLAEQEVTLANSKADLYRRSLDFQSLESEKNMLIKKLNEKDKQLTELKRDVSQKDKVIEDLQFQMNPELLEEKDVMRRNCWLHIRCLQKLQSMRRTESMKKDKEDSVVDVQMIQGSIEKLRLSFNDNDQEKLSSLDQLEQNVITFIEKMHYGSIDILPQSPTLKLSRPVLPSHFKEASIKQLETKVLYYLDNSETSHMITVPKRLGEITLKDLQNRIQKSEGYRFQFKALDPEFGTVKEELFNGKDILPGWEGKIVAWVTEKKTE, from the exons CAACAGCTTCATGCATATGAAGCTTGGGTTAATGCTCAGCTCCGTAAACGGCCATCAGCTCGCCAGATTGAAGATCTCAGGAACGATGTTAAAGATGGTGTTGCTCTCATCAATCTTATTGAAGTGGTTG GTGGCGAAAAACTACAGAATGTTCATATGGTTCCCTCTACCCATGCTGAGATGAAGGCAAACGTAGAGAGAGTTTTACAATTCATGTCTGCTAACCACATCCGGATGCATCCAATGAAAGCAAGTG atATTGTCGATGGTAACCTGAAGTGTATTATGCGCCTTATTCTGGCATTAGCAGCCCATTTTAAGCCTAATTCAGTAAAGCACCAATCTGTAGCTGGTGTTATCTCTCCAAACCGAGGGAGATCTTTAGCAAGTATAGCACAG AGTGCTGCTGTCACTTTAGCAACTGCACGCAGATTTGTGTCAAAAGCTAGCAAACAATACCATGGAAGCAACTATAAGGATTATGG ACATACAACCCACATACCAGCTGATGTAGCTGCAATGCAAgccagaatgatgatgataaaatcctGCCCTGGGCCCAAACATCTGTCTGCCACAGGAGAACAGGATTACGATATAGATGGGATGCCACGGAGTCGATCAACTGGATTCATACCAG cCAATGAAGACTCAGTGGAGTATGGTCAAGACAATACCGTGATACTTGATCAACAACAGTATAATGATCTCTTAAAGGAATATGATGACCTGGCAgatacaatgaaagaaacaaaatctgATCTTCTGAAATTGCAAAATTTG CTTTTGAACGGAGAAATAACAAGTCTTGTACCCTCTTCAGAGCTGGATGATCTTGAAGGATATTCAATTTCTGACCAAATG gttgTCCTTCGTAGTAGGCTTCAGCAAGCAACAGAAATATCTCGTGACTTAAAAGAACAGTTATCTCGAACAAAAATTGAATGTCGAGAGCTTTATGGTGCTAAg GCTGGTTTACAACAGCGTTTAGCTGAACAAGAAGTCACTCTAGCAAATTCTAAAGCTGATTTATATCGCCGAAGTTTAGACTTTCAGAGTTTGGAATCAGAAAAG AATATGCTGAttaaaaaactgaatgaaaaagaCAAACAACTGACTGAGTTAAAG AGAGATGTCAGCCAGAAAGATAAAGTAATTGAAGATCTGCAGTTTCAAATGAATCCTGAATTATTAGAAGAAAAAGATGTGATGAGACGTAACTGCTGGCTTCACATTAGATGTCTTCAAAAACTTCAATCTATGCGAAGAACAGAG tcaatgaagaaagataaagag gATTCTGTGGTTGATGTTCAAATGATTCAGGGATCTATAGAAAAACTCCGGTTGTCTTTCAATGACAATGACCAAGAAAAGTTATCATCTTTGGATCAACTTGAACAAAATGTCATTACATTTATTGAGAAGATGCATTATGGCAGCATTGATATTCTCCCTCAG TCTCCAACACTGAAGTTGAGCAGGCCAGTCCTGCCAAGCCATTTTAAAGAAG CTTCTATAAAGCAATTAGAAACTAAAGTGCTTTATTATTTGGATAATTCAGAAACATCACATATGATAACAGTTCCAAAAAG ATTAGGGGAAATTACCTTAAAAGATCTCCAAAATCGAATTCAAAAGTCTGAAGGCTACCGATTTCAGTTCAAAGCACTAGATCCTGAGTTTGGAACAGTTAAAGAAGAG cTGTTCAATGGCAAAGACATCCTGCCTGGTTGGGAAGGCAAGATCGTTGCTTGGGTGACAGAGAAGAAAACTGAATAG
- the LOC106883430 gene encoding vang-like protein 2-B: MKMMDGAESVRSGKSDRSERSHRSHGSMHHRHHQRQPSNRPHRSQSRDKVRGGDEHIDDRAVQHRDHHIVSGEDECEERIEVQILPQDDNWGDNTTAITGNTSETAFSMEDMHKFSKDLDDSIGFDCTRYVGTALATFLSLFGFASPIIMVILPKLGIMTWDAGPCKPECEGLLISFTFKLIILLMGTMALFFRHPKATMPRVYVFRAVVLFLVFVLTFAFWLFYGVRIFKRKDAKTEYYNIVQFSVSLVDALLFIHYLSIIVLEIRQLQPQYVVKVVRSPDGLSQNYNIGILSIQRAAVSVLENYYKDFPVFNPYLENVHKRSSKVTSLKIYDVDGVNTSGPQGRQRAVFAPNSRRRDTSHNERFYEEQEYERRVRKRKARLIMSADEAFTHIKRMQDEQGPAIPMDPYEAAQAVFPSMARALQKYLRVTRQQPRYTMEAVLQHLATCISHDVSPKAFVEKYLTQGAVIMNEKDYKGLEKWVLVCDHLLTREIEHGIVFQLRQGELSLLCSVHKLPHFSLTEEVIDPKHNKFVLRLNSETSV; encoded by the exons ATGAAGATGATGGATGGAGCTGAATCTGTGCGGTCAGGTAAAAGCGACCGCTCGGAGCGGTCACATCGAAGCCATGGTAGCAtgcatcaccgccaccaccaacgccaACCAAGTAACCGTCCGCACCGCAGCCAAAGCCGAGACAAGGTGCGTGGGGGTGATGAACATATTGACGATCGTGCTGTACAGCATAGGGACCATCATATCGTGTCGGGTGAAGACGAATGTGAGGAACGTATCGAAGTTCAAATACTTCCCCAAGATGATAACTGGGGAGACAACACAACAGCTATCACAGGAAATACTAGTGAAACTGCATTTTCAATGGAAGATATGCACAAATTTTCTAAAGATCTTGATGACAGCATTGGCTTCGACTGTACTCGTTATGTTGGCACAGCTCTTGCTACTTTTCTAAGCTTGTTTGGATTTGCTTCACCTATCATTATGGTCATTCTACCCAAACTCGGGATAATGACCTGGGATGCAGGACCTTGCAAACCTGAATGTGAAGGCCTTCTGATCAGTTTTACCTTTAAACTCATCATTTTACTCATGGGAACTATGGCCCTTTTCTTTCGCCATCCAAAAGCCACCATGCCGCGTGTTTATGTATTTCGTGCCGTTGTACTCTTTCTTGTGTTTGTGCTTACATTTGCTTTCTGGCTCTTCTACGGAGTACGCATCTTCAAAAGGAAAGACGCGAAAACAGAATATTATAACATTGTCCAGTTCTCTGTCTCCCTTGTAGATGCTCTCCTTTTCATTCATTACTTATCAATTATTGTGCTTGAAATTCGCCAATTACAACCACAGTATGTAGTCAAGGTTGTGAGATCACCTGATGGATTGAGTCAAAATTACAACATTGGAATCTTAAGCATTCAAAGAGCAGCTGTCTCAGTTTTGGAAAATTATTACAAAGATTTTCCTGTGTTTAACCCATACTTGGAAAATGTCCATAAGCGGTCCTCAAAAGTAACTAGTCTCAAAATTTATGATGTCGATGGTGTTAATACTTCTGGACCACAAGGTCGTCAACGGGCTGTATTTGCTCCTAATAGTAGGAGGCGAGATACTAGTCACAATGAACGCTTTTATGAGGAACAAGAGTATGAGCGCCGTGTTCGTAAGAGAAAAGCAAGACTTATCATGTCCGCTGATGAAGCCTTCACTCACATCAAAAGAATGCAAGATGAACAAG gcCCTGCAATTCCCATGGACCCTTATGAAGCAGCTCAGGCTGTTTTCCCATCAATGGCTCGTGCTTTACAAAAATATCTCCGCGTCACACGTCAACAGCCACGTTACACTATGGAAGCTGTATTACAACATTTAGCTACATGTATCAGCCATGATGTCAGTCCAAAAGCCTTTGTGGAGAAGTACCTCACTCAAGGGGCAGTGATCATGAACGAGAAGGATTATAAGGGGCTTGAGAAGTGGGTCCTTGTTTGTGATCATTTGTTGACTAGAGAAATAGAACATGGGATTGTGTTTCAACTTCGGCAAGGAGAGCTCTCATTACTTTGTTCGGTTCATAAGTTGCCACATTTTAGTTTGACTGAAGAAGTCATTGATCCAAAACATAACAAATTTGTATTACGTCTTAATTCTGAGACATCcgtttaa
- the LOC106883429 gene encoding dixin isoform X1 has product MHRMELIETDFLFPDILPEASPLRFPSKQQLHAYEAWVNAQLRKRPSARQIEDLRNDVKDGVALINLIEVVGGEKLQNVHMVPSTHAEMKANVERVLQFMSANHIRMHPMKASDIVDGNLKCIMRLILALAAHFKPNSVKHQSVAGVISPNRGRSLASIAQSAAVTLATARRFVSKASKQYHGSNYKDYGHTTHIPADVAAMQARMMMIKSCPGPKHLSATGEQDYDIDGMPRSRSTGFIPANEDSVEYGQDNTVILDQQQYNDLLKEYDDLADTMKETKSDLLKLQNLLLNGEITSLVPSSELDDLEGYSISDQMVVLRSRLQQATEISRDLKEQLSRTKIECRELYGAKAGLQQRLAEQEVTLANSKADLYRRSLDFQSLESEKNMLIKKLNEKDKQLTELKRDVSQKDKVIEDLQFQMNPELLEEKDVMRRNCWLHIRCLQKLQSMRRTESMKKDKEDSVVDVQMIQGSIEKLRLSFNDNDQEKLSSLDQLEQNVITFIEKMHYGSIDILPQSPTLKLSRPVLPSHFKEDAQGNYMTSTITATNSASIKQLETKVLYYLDNSETSHMITVPKRLGEITLKDLQNRIQKSEGYRFQFKALDPEFGTVKEELFNGKDILPGWEGKIVAWVTEKKTE; this is encoded by the exons CAACAGCTTCATGCATATGAAGCTTGGGTTAATGCTCAGCTCCGTAAACGGCCATCAGCTCGCCAGATTGAAGATCTCAGGAACGATGTTAAAGATGGTGTTGCTCTCATCAATCTTATTGAAGTGGTTG GTGGCGAAAAACTACAGAATGTTCATATGGTTCCCTCTACCCATGCTGAGATGAAGGCAAACGTAGAGAGAGTTTTACAATTCATGTCTGCTAACCACATCCGGATGCATCCAATGAAAGCAAGTG atATTGTCGATGGTAACCTGAAGTGTATTATGCGCCTTATTCTGGCATTAGCAGCCCATTTTAAGCCTAATTCAGTAAAGCACCAATCTGTAGCTGGTGTTATCTCTCCAAACCGAGGGAGATCTTTAGCAAGTATAGCACAG AGTGCTGCTGTCACTTTAGCAACTGCACGCAGATTTGTGTCAAAAGCTAGCAAACAATACCATGGAAGCAACTATAAGGATTATGG ACATACAACCCACATACCAGCTGATGTAGCTGCAATGCAAgccagaatgatgatgataaaatcctGCCCTGGGCCCAAACATCTGTCTGCCACAGGAGAACAGGATTACGATATAGATGGGATGCCACGGAGTCGATCAACTGGATTCATACCAG cCAATGAAGACTCAGTGGAGTATGGTCAAGACAATACCGTGATACTTGATCAACAACAGTATAATGATCTCTTAAAGGAATATGATGACCTGGCAgatacaatgaaagaaacaaaatctgATCTTCTGAAATTGCAAAATTTG CTTTTGAACGGAGAAATAACAAGTCTTGTACCCTCTTCAGAGCTGGATGATCTTGAAGGATATTCAATTTCTGACCAAATG gttgTCCTTCGTAGTAGGCTTCAGCAAGCAACAGAAATATCTCGTGACTTAAAAGAACAGTTATCTCGAACAAAAATTGAATGTCGAGAGCTTTATGGTGCTAAg GCTGGTTTACAACAGCGTTTAGCTGAACAAGAAGTCACTCTAGCAAATTCTAAAGCTGATTTATATCGCCGAAGTTTAGACTTTCAGAGTTTGGAATCAGAAAAG AATATGCTGAttaaaaaactgaatgaaaaagaCAAACAACTGACTGAGTTAAAG AGAGATGTCAGCCAGAAAGATAAAGTAATTGAAGATCTGCAGTTTCAAATGAATCCTGAATTATTAGAAGAAAAAGATGTGATGAGACGTAACTGCTGGCTTCACATTAGATGTCTTCAAAAACTTCAATCTATGCGAAGAACAGAG tcaatgaagaaagataaagag gATTCTGTGGTTGATGTTCAAATGATTCAGGGATCTATAGAAAAACTCCGGTTGTCTTTCAATGACAATGACCAAGAAAAGTTATCATCTTTGGATCAACTTGAACAAAATGTCATTACATTTATTGAGAAGATGCATTATGGCAGCATTGATATTCTCCCTCAG TCTCCAACACTGAAGTTGAGCAGGCCAGTCCTGCCAAGCCATTTTAAAGAAG atgcaCAAGGGAATTATATGACTTCAACTATCACAGCAACAAATTCAG CTTCTATAAAGCAATTAGAAACTAAAGTGCTTTATTATTTGGATAATTCAGAAACATCACATATGATAACAGTTCCAAAAAG ATTAGGGGAAATTACCTTAAAAGATCTCCAAAATCGAATTCAAAAGTCTGAAGGCTACCGATTTCAGTTCAAAGCACTAGATCCTGAGTTTGGAACAGTTAAAGAAGAG cTGTTCAATGGCAAAGACATCCTGCCTGGTTGGGAAGGCAAGATCGTTGCTTGGGTGACAGAGAAGAAAACTGAATAG